A genome region from Glycine max cultivar Williams 82 chromosome 5, Glycine_max_v4.0, whole genome shotgun sequence includes the following:
- the LOC100804710 gene encoding probable glucan 1,3-beta-glucosidase A, whose amino-acid sequence MMSNKLFYANLVLAFYLSCHYALAQTENFPLPLKAVNLGNWLVIEGWMKPSLFDGITNKDLLDGTQVQFMSTKLQKYLCAEHGGGSVVVANRTKASGWETFRLWRINESTFNFRVSNKQFIRLTNRDGGSNLVADSDSPSDLETFEILRNDDDPNRVRIRAPNGQFLQAISETVVLANYEGSSWDDSDPSIFKMNVLSGSIIRGEYQITNGYSPDKATKIMRDHWNTYIIEDDFKFMSENGLNAVRIPVGWWTTQDPTPPKPFVGGSLEVLDNAFTWAEKYGIKVIVDLHAAPGSQNGRPHSASRDGYLEWGDSYISDTVATIDFLAERYSNRSGLVAIELMNEPQGVNLESLKSYYQAGYDAVRKHTSSAYVIMSNPLDRDSKVLLSFAGAFSRVVIDVHYYNLFSDRFSNMNVQQNIDFIKNQRASDLSSLTTSNGPLIFVGEWSSDWKVQSASKKDHQKFTQVQVDVYSRAKFGWAYWAYICDSNFWSIKWMIENNYIKL is encoded by the exons ATGATGAGCAACAAATTATTCTACGCAAACCTTGTGCTCGCTTTCTACCTCTCATGTCACTATGCTCTAGCTCAGACTGAAAATTTCCCTTTGCCACTCAAAGCTGTGAATCTTGGAAATTGGCTCGTTATTGAAGGGTGGATGAAACcttctctctttgatggaaTAACTAACAAAGATCTTTTG GATGGAACTCAAGTGCAATTCATGTCTACCAAGTTACAAAAGTATCTCTGTGCAGAACATGGAGGAGGAAGTGTTGTTGTTGCCAACCGCACCAAAGCTTCTGGTTGGGAAACTTTCAGG TTGTGGAGGATCAATGAATCCACCTTCAATTTTAGAGTTTCTAATAAGCAATTTATAAGATTGACAAATCGAGATGGAGGAAGCAATTTAGTGGCTGATTCAGATTCACCTAGCGACTTGGAAACATTTGAGATTCTGAGGAATGATGATGACCCTAACAGGGTTCGCATTAGAGCACCAAATGGCCAGTTTTTACAG GCCATATCTGAGACTGTGGTGCTTGCAAATTATGAAGGATCCAGTTGGGATGATAGTGATCCTTCAATCTTCaaaatgaatgttttgagtggcaGCATTATAAGAGGCGAATACCAAATTACAAATGGTTATAGCCCAGATAAAGCTACCAAAATCATGAGG GATCACTGGAACACGTATATCATTGAAGATGATTTCAAGTTCATGTCAGAAAATGGCTTAAATGCTGTGAGAATTCCCGTGGGGTGGTGGACAACCCAAGACCCAACACCACCAAAGCCATTTGTTGGGGGATCCTTGGAAGTGCTGGACAATGCCTTCACATGGGCAGA AAAGTATGGAATTAAGGTAATTGTGGACCTGCATGCTGCTCCAGGCTCACAAAATGGAAGACCTCACAGTGCCTCAAGAGATGGATATCTAGAATGGGGTGATTCATACATATCTGACACTGTGGCAACCATAGACTTCCTAGCTGAAAG GTATTCTAACAGATCGGGTCTAGTTGCAATAGAACTAATGAATGAGCCTCAAGGCGTAAATTTGGAAAGCCTTAAAAGCTATTATCAAGCAGGTTATGATGCTGTGAGGAAACACACTTCTAGTGCCTATGTGATCATGTCTAACCCTCTTGATAGAGATTCAAAAGTGCTTTTGTCCTTTGCTGGAGCTTTCAGTAGAGTGGTCATTGATGTGCACTACTACAATCTCTTTTCGGATAGGTTCTCCAACATGAATGTGCAGCAGAACATTGATTTTATCAAAAACCAAAGGGCCTCAGATCTTAGCTCTCTCACCACATCTAATGGACCCCTCATTTTTGTTG GGGAATGGAGTAGTGATTGGAAAGTACAGAGTGCATCAAAGAAAGATCACCAAAAATTTACGCAAGTCCAAGTGGATGTATACTCTCGTGCCAAATTTGGATGGGCTTATTGGGCCTACATATGTGACTCTAACTTCTGGAGCATCAAGTGGATGAttgaaaacaattatattaagCTTTAA